One window from the genome of Chloroflexota bacterium encodes:
- the rpsR gene encoding 30S ribosomal protein S18: MTTETSSSPAPAAAPAARPAAPGAPRTGGPGGAPRPGGGGRPPFRGGGGGQGGFQRRRGRPRYYARRKICTFCVDKVKYIDYKDVPRLRRFLSDRYKMEARRKTGVCAKHQRALSRAVKRARVLALIPFSPDHKMPGGGYAA, translated from the coding sequence ATGACCACGGAAACATCCTCAAGCCCAGCACCCGCAGCGGCACCGGCTGCTCGCCCTGCCGCTCCCGGCGCGCCACGAACGGGGGGACCCGGCGGCGCACCGCGACCAGGCGGAGGCGGCAGACCACCATTCAGAGGCGGCGGAGGCGGACAGGGCGGCTTTCAGCGACGGCGCGGCAGGCCTCGCTATTACGCGCGGCGAAAAATCTGCACCTTCTGCGTGGACAAAGTGAAGTACATCGACTACAAGGATGTGCCAAGGCTGCGGCGCTTCCTATCCGACCGCTACAAGATGGAAGCCCGGCGCAAGACCGGCGTCTGCGCGAAGCACCAGCGCGCGCTGTCGCGTGCCGTCAAGCGCGCCCGCGTTCTCGCGCTCATCCCGTTCAGCCCCGACCACAAGATGCCCGGCGGCGGCTACGCAGCGTAG
- a CDS encoding single-stranded DNA-binding protein yields the protein MLNKMLLIGNVGRDPEMRYTPSGSAVTSFSLAVNRRYTPQGGEMQEETEWFDVTAWNRLAETCNNYVTRGMKVYVEGRLRSRSWVGQDGQTRFRNEIVASTVTFLTPRGAGGGYGGPPPGGEPGGYGGGAGYGGGGGGYGADGEYGGAPGEPSDADDLPW from the coding sequence ATGCTGAACAAAATGCTATTGATTGGCAACGTGGGCAGAGACCCTGAGATGCGCTATACGCCGAGCGGCAGCGCTGTAACTTCCTTCAGTCTCGCCGTGAATCGACGCTACACGCCGCAAGGTGGTGAAATGCAGGAGGAAACCGAGTGGTTCGATGTGACAGCTTGGAACCGCCTGGCAGAGACCTGCAACAACTATGTCACGCGAGGCATGAAGGTGTATGTTGAAGGCAGGCTGCGAAGTCGTTCGTGGGTCGGCCAAGACGGTCAGACACGCTTCCGAAACGAGATTGTCGCAAGCACAGTCACTTTCCTAACACCGCGCGGTGCTGGCGGCGGCTACGGCGGACCTCCTCCCGGTGGCGAGCCGGGCGGCTACGGCGGCGGCGCCGGATATGGCGGCGGCGGTGGTGGCTACGGCGCGGATGGCGAGTACGGCGGGGCTCCGGGCGAGCCGTCTGACGCGGACGACCTGCCTTGGTAG